In one Chitinophaga sancti genomic region, the following are encoded:
- a CDS encoding TetR/AcrR family transcriptional regulator, translating into MARNKAFDPEERLEKARDLFWQKGYNATSMQDLVDGMQLNRASIYDTYGDKHALFQQCLSNYAKQALKDYKQCCEVCSPVAAVEHIVRKAISNRKEGQSCLMVKTSFELASMDQEIKDLVKHQALELIHVLQELLEKAKQMGEIPADKDPGLMARFLYSSFSSIWMMDVLFNDKQLIDQLTDHILNSIRR; encoded by the coding sequence ATGGCACGTAACAAAGCATTCGATCCTGAAGAAAGGCTGGAAAAAGCAAGAGACCTCTTTTGGCAAAAGGGGTACAACGCGACTTCCATGCAGGACCTCGTGGATGGCATGCAACTGAACCGAGCCTCTATATATGATACTTATGGCGACAAGCATGCCCTCTTTCAGCAATGTCTTTCCAACTACGCCAAACAGGCACTGAAAGACTATAAACAATGCTGCGAGGTCTGCTCCCCGGTTGCCGCTGTTGAACACATTGTACGCAAAGCTATTTCAAACAGAAAGGAAGGACAGAGTTGCCTGATGGTAAAGACCTCTTTTGAACTGGCATCCATGGACCAGGAAATCAAAGATCTTGTGAAACACCAGGCATTGGAACTTATTCATGTTTTGCAGGAACTACTTGAAAAGGCTAAACAGATGGGTGAAATACCCGCGGATAAAGACCCTGGTTTGATGGCCCGTTTCCTGTACAGCAGTTTCAGCTCTATCTGGATGATGGATGTGTTATTCAATGATAAACAGTTAATTGATCAGCTAACTGATCATATTTTAAACAGTATCAGGCGATAA